The following are encoded in a window of Lichenicola cladoniae genomic DNA:
- a CDS encoding radical SAM/SPASM domain-containing protein, translating into MVLSTVLRDPRRYFEEIASDRSAEAIGPPVCLYLEVTNRCNLLCETCPRTFETLEPPADMDWALFTRIVDQVPNVSRAVLHGVGEPMLVEALPRMVRYLKDRGTYVLFNTNGTLMQPKRFQELIDTGLDELRVSLDAADRASYLKVRGKDFFDRIVRDVGKFIAYQKAVGATTPRVSLWLTGMKETVEQLPAFVQLAAAMGVQEVHLQRLVFDEGGYGMARADLSLFESTQVDEVAAIQAAQALGRSLGVTLDASGATEPGLSLKRQSDDQPWATCRRPWSLMYFTAHGRALPCCIAPFSLRGYGNYTLGDATQSTLREIWNGDAYRDFRESLLSDVPPAPCRSCGLRWSL; encoded by the coding sequence ATGGTACTCTCTACGGTTCTGCGGGATCCGCGCCGCTATTTCGAGGAGATCGCCAGCGATCGCTCTGCAGAAGCAATCGGACCGCCGGTCTGCCTGTATCTGGAGGTCACCAACCGGTGCAACCTGTTATGCGAGACCTGCCCGCGCACGTTCGAGACTCTCGAGCCGCCGGCCGACATGGACTGGGCACTGTTCACCCGCATCGTCGACCAGGTGCCGAACGTTTCCAGGGCGGTACTGCATGGGGTCGGCGAGCCGATGCTGGTCGAGGCGCTGCCGCGCATGGTCCGCTACCTGAAGGATCGCGGGACCTATGTGCTGTTCAACACCAACGGCACGCTGATGCAGCCGAAGCGTTTTCAGGAGCTGATCGATACCGGGCTCGACGAGCTCCGCGTCTCGCTCGACGCAGCCGATCGTGCCTCATATCTCAAGGTCCGCGGCAAGGACTTCTTCGACCGGATCGTGCGGGACGTCGGCAAGTTCATCGCCTACCAGAAGGCCGTCGGCGCCACGACACCGCGCGTCTCGCTGTGGCTGACCGGCATGAAGGAGACCGTCGAGCAGCTCCCGGCCTTCGTGCAGCTTGCGGCCGCAATGGGGGTACAGGAGGTGCACCTGCAACGCCTGGTATTCGACGAGGGCGGCTACGGCATGGCGCGGGCTGACCTGTCGCTGTTCGAGAGCACGCAGGTCGACGAGGTGGCGGCAATCCAGGCAGCGCAGGCGCTTGGCCGGTCGCTCGGCGTCACGCTGGATGCGTCCGGTGCCACCGAGCCCGGGCTTAGCCTGAAACGACAGAGTGACGACCAGCCTTGGGCGACCTGCAGACGTCCGTGGTCGCTGATGTATTTCACCGCCCACGGCCGCGCGTTGCCGTGCTGCATCGCGCCGTTCTCGCTGCGTGGCTACGGCAACTACACTCTGGGCGACGCAACCCAGAGCACGCTTCGCGAGATCTGGAATGGCGATGCGTATCGCGATTTCCGGGAGTCGCTGCTCTCCGACGTGCCTCCAGCACCCTGCCGCAGCTGCGGGCTTCGATGGAGCCTGTAA
- a CDS encoding LysR family transcriptional regulator yields the protein MDRFEAMSMLVTVTETGSLSAAGRALKVPLATLSRKISDLETLLGTRLLIRTTRKLTLTDAGTIYVAAVRRILEQIDDAEKVAAGEFTAPKGELVITAPIFFGRLHVLPVVADFLALFSEINVRLVLADRNVSLLDDHVDMAVRIGKLPDSSMVATQVGLMRTVVCASPGLMDRRGVPRIPDDLLKLPCVTVDTPLPSPGWRFKAPGSGAVIEIPVVPRLSVTTAEAAARAAIRSVGATRLLHYQVADAVDAGALRIILDEFEPDPAPVNLVHASRNYMPLKMRRFLDFAAPRLRKAVADVGGGNLTEAC from the coding sequence GTGGACCGTTTCGAAGCCATGTCGATGCTGGTGACAGTGACCGAAACAGGAAGCCTGTCGGCTGCGGGGCGGGCTTTGAAGGTGCCGCTGGCGACGCTGAGCCGGAAAATCTCGGACCTTGAAACGCTTCTGGGTACGCGGCTCCTTATTCGTACGACGCGCAAGCTCACGCTCACGGACGCCGGCACCATTTATGTCGCAGCCGTGCGCCGTATTCTCGAACAGATCGACGATGCCGAAAAGGTTGCTGCTGGCGAATTCACCGCACCGAAGGGCGAACTGGTCATCACCGCTCCGATCTTTTTCGGCCGGCTGCATGTGTTGCCCGTGGTGGCGGATTTCCTGGCCCTGTTCTCAGAAATCAATGTCCGTCTTGTGCTGGCCGATCGCAACGTCAGCCTGCTTGACGATCATGTCGATATGGCCGTCCGGATCGGCAAGCTACCTGATAGCTCGATGGTGGCGACCCAGGTCGGCCTGATGCGAACCGTCGTCTGCGCCAGTCCTGGACTCATGGATCGGCGCGGCGTCCCGCGGATCCCTGATGATCTGCTGAAACTGCCCTGCGTCACCGTTGATACGCCGTTGCCCTCGCCCGGCTGGCGTTTCAAAGCGCCTGGCTCGGGAGCGGTGATCGAGATACCCGTCGTCCCGCGCCTCTCCGTGACGACGGCAGAGGCCGCAGCGCGAGCCGCGATACGCAGCGTCGGAGCAACGCGGCTGTTGCACTATCAGGTCGCCGATGCGGTCGATGCAGGCGCCCTCCGGATCATTCTCGATGAGTTCGAGCCGGACCCGGCACCGGTCAATCTGGTCCACGCCTCGCGCAATTATATGCCGCTCAAAATGCGCCGTTTCCTGGATTTCGCCGCGCCTCGTCTCCGGAAGGCGGTCGCAGACGTCGGCGGCGGTAATCTTACTGAGGCGTGTTAG
- a CDS encoding molybdopterin-dependent oxidoreductase, with protein sequence MRSPFRPAALPDPAILNDHRPLIRSLERRRLIQGGLSLGALTMLTGCDVRRPASVQAALLAIRDLNDSVQALLFDPNKLAPTYPASMVLNPPRFNAYYDVMKVKPVDGAQWRLELSGLIADKRPWTVERVTALPQRTEIIKHVCVEGWDYIGQWSGVPFRAFLERVGADLSARYVGFHCADGYTSSIDMASALHPQTLLATRYGDDVLADPFGYPLRLRMSTKLGYKNPKWITAIEVNNVRPVDMWDKPGYSWFAGL encoded by the coding sequence ATGAGGTCTCCGTTCCGGCCCGCCGCCCTGCCTGACCCAGCCATCCTGAACGACCATCGGCCGCTCATCCGGTCGCTGGAGCGGCGGCGGCTGATCCAGGGCGGGCTTTCATTGGGTGCGCTTACCATGCTGACAGGCTGCGACGTCCGCCGCCCTGCGTCCGTGCAGGCGGCGCTCCTGGCAATCCGTGACCTGAACGATAGCGTGCAGGCGCTGCTGTTCGACCCTAACAAGCTGGCACCGACCTACCCGGCCTCGATGGTCCTAAACCCGCCCAGGTTCAACGCCTACTACGACGTGATGAAGGTCAAGCCGGTGGACGGCGCTCAATGGCGCCTCGAACTGTCCGGACTGATTGCCGATAAGCGGCCCTGGACGGTGGAGCGGGTCACAGCGTTGCCGCAGCGCACCGAGATCATCAAGCATGTCTGCGTCGAGGGATGGGACTACATCGGGCAATGGTCCGGCGTGCCGTTCCGCGCCTTCCTGGAGCGTGTCGGTGCCGACCTGAGCGCGAGGTATGTCGGCTTCCACTGCGCTGACGGTTATACCAGCAGCATCGACATGGCGAGCGCGCTGCACCCTCAAACCTTGCTCGCGACCCGGTATGGCGACGACGTCCTGGCCGACCCGTTCGGCTACCCGCTGCGCCTGCGCATGTCGACCAAGCTCGGCTACAAGAACCCGAAATGGATCACCGCGATCGAGGTGAACAACGTCCGACCGGTCGACATGTGGGACAAGCCTGGCTATTCGTGGTTTGCCGGCCTCTGA
- a CDS encoding pyridoxamine 5'-phosphate oxidase family protein: protein MSYGFLNIAVTPSVHAVQAKMGADHIWQDFKGHREFDRFTENEAAFIAERDSFYMATVSETGWPYIQHRGGPRGFLKLLDDRTVAFGDYRGNRQYISTGNLAADDRVCLFLMDYTRRARLKIYAHVETLGPDDDPALTRLVTLPGYKAKLERIFRLCLDTFDWNCPQHITPRFTEEEVSEAVLPLRNRLAQLEVENAELRTRLAGKEDPR from the coding sequence GTGTCGTATGGCTTTCTCAATATTGCCGTGACGCCCAGCGTCCACGCCGTGCAGGCCAAGATGGGTGCCGATCATATCTGGCAGGACTTCAAGGGACACCGCGAGTTCGATCGGTTCACCGAGAACGAAGCCGCGTTCATCGCCGAACGTGACAGCTTCTACATGGCGACGGTCTCGGAGACGGGTTGGCCGTACATTCAGCATCGGGGCGGCCCGCGCGGCTTTCTGAAGTTACTCGATGATCGGACTGTCGCTTTTGGCGACTATCGCGGCAACCGCCAGTATATCAGCACCGGTAATCTCGCAGCCGACGACCGTGTTTGCCTGTTCCTCATGGACTATACGCGCCGCGCGCGGCTCAAGATCTATGCGCATGTGGAAACGCTCGGGCCTGATGACGACCCTGCCCTGACCAGACTTGTCACCCTGCCCGGCTACAAGGCAAAGCTCGAACGCATCTTCCGGTTATGTCTCGACACCTTCGACTGGAACTGCCCGCAGCACATCACGCCACGCTTTACCGAGGAAGAGGTCAGCGAGGCTGTCCTCCCGCTTCGCAATCGGCTCGCCCAGCTTGAAGTCGAAAATGCCGAGCTACGCACACGCCTTGCCGGAAAGGAAGATCCGCGGTGA
- a CDS encoding LysR family transcriptional regulator — translation MSVLLAAVESGSLSKASRHLRLPLATVSRKVAELEAHLNATLLIRSANGLELTPAGRSYVTSAKAILEQLNEAERTAAGEYREPRGDLTVTAPIMFGRMHVLPIVAGFLSAFPDVAVELVLTDRLTRFVDDQVDVALRIGALPDSGLIATRLGTVRRLICASPDYLATHGAPTTPDDLARHSVISFRTVSSATIWTFEAAGAEIAVSFRSRLSVNTIDAAIDAGLSGFGLIRANSYQVVDHVRGDRLAVVLKAFEPSPLPVHLVYDTHSRLPLKLRAFIDFVAPRLRERLTQAAL, via the coding sequence ATGTCTGTGTTGCTCGCCGCCGTTGAGAGCGGCAGCCTGTCGAAGGCCAGCCGGCATCTTCGACTTCCGCTGGCCACGGTTAGCCGTAAGGTGGCGGAGCTGGAGGCGCACCTGAACGCAACATTGCTGATCCGGTCGGCAAACGGATTGGAATTGACCCCGGCGGGCCGCTCTTACGTGACGTCCGCCAAGGCGATCCTGGAGCAGTTGAACGAGGCGGAACGCACCGCTGCTGGCGAATACAGAGAGCCCAGGGGCGATCTGACGGTTACAGCGCCGATCATGTTCGGCAGGATGCATGTCTTGCCCATAGTGGCGGGCTTCCTCTCCGCCTTCCCCGATGTGGCTGTCGAACTCGTGTTGACCGACCGCCTCACGCGTTTCGTCGACGACCAGGTAGATGTCGCGCTTCGCATAGGCGCGTTACCCGATAGCGGCCTGATCGCGACGCGTCTCGGAACGGTTCGGCGGCTCATATGTGCAAGCCCAGACTACCTGGCAACGCATGGCGCTCCGACGACGCCAGACGATCTGGCCCGGCATAGCGTTATTTCCTTTCGGACCGTTTCCTCGGCCACCATATGGACCTTCGAGGCCGCCGGAGCCGAAATTGCAGTGAGCTTTCGCTCTCGTCTCAGTGTCAATACGATCGATGCGGCGATCGACGCGGGCTTATCTGGGTTCGGCCTGATCAGGGCGAACTCCTATCAGGTCGTCGACCATGTCCGCGGCGACCGGCTGGCCGTTGTCCTTAAAGCTTTCGAGCCCTCACCGCTGCCGGTGCATCTCGTTTACGATACACACAGCCGGCTGCCGCTGAAGCTGCGCGCCTTCATCGATTTCGTGGCCCCGCGCCTACGAGAACGCCTGACGCAGGCTGCTCTTTGA
- a CDS encoding glycosyltransferase family 2 protein: protein MEPVTVVIPTLNEAETIGAVIREIPRQFAGDIIVADSGSLDGTQAAARAAGARVLDTGRGYGRACALGAEAADPACKIIVFLDGDGADRGDLLERIVGPVLGGTHDFVLASRTRGERDAGSMLWHQVLAGRLAGFGIGARYGVRYSDMCAFRAISRSALQRLQLQEMTYGWNIEMQMQAARARLRILEVPMPYRRRGGGASKVAGSLRGTLHASSRIVSTYLRIAATSRPAA, encoded by the coding sequence ATGGAGCCTGTAACCGTCGTCATCCCGACCCTGAACGAGGCCGAGACGATCGGTGCGGTGATCCGGGAAATTCCTCGGCAGTTCGCCGGCGACATCATCGTCGCCGATAGCGGCAGTCTCGACGGGACGCAGGCGGCGGCCCGCGCTGCCGGAGCACGTGTGCTGGATACCGGCCGAGGCTACGGGCGCGCCTGCGCATTGGGTGCGGAGGCTGCCGATCCTGCATGCAAGATCATCGTCTTCCTGGACGGCGACGGTGCCGATCGCGGCGACCTGCTGGAGCGGATCGTCGGTCCGGTACTTGGCGGGACCCACGATTTCGTCCTGGCCTCCCGTACCCGTGGCGAACGCGACGCAGGGTCCATGCTCTGGCATCAGGTTCTGGCAGGACGCCTCGCAGGCTTTGGGATCGGCGCACGCTACGGAGTCCGCTACAGCGACATGTGCGCCTTCCGCGCCATCAGCCGGTCGGCTCTGCAGCGGCTTCAGCTGCAGGAGATGACCTATGGCTGGAATATAGAGATGCAGATGCAGGCCGCCCGCGCGCGCCTGCGTATCCTCGAGGTGCCGATGCCGTATCGTCGGCGGGGCGGCGGGGCTTCCAAGGTCGCCGGATCATTGCGCGGTACCTTGCATGCAAGCAGCCGTATCGTCAGCACCTATCTGCGGATCGCGGCAACCAGCCGACCTGCCGCATGA
- a CDS encoding AraC family transcriptional regulator encodes MSGETPASGARLVRFRGIDGRINQPALLENVLSIHLGGPKRVTRFQGRHRLVRDVEEGSITIMPAAEPARWSTVGPIDFAHVTLTQGVLEQAALEELDRDPGLLRLQDRVGVESPFVRGLFEALLADVTRPNAGSLYRESLIVVIVHELLTSHSNFENHAGPLCPPIDRLGAKGGLAGWQLQRVIELMRHRLADDVLLGDLIAVTGLSRSHFFRAFRCSTGRTPYAFLTDLRVQQAAEVLATTRRSVTDIAAAVGLDATQLSHAFRKRHGVSPVAYRRQRAC; translated from the coding sequence TTGAGCGGCGAGACGCCGGCCAGCGGTGCGCGCCTCGTGCGCTTTCGTGGAATCGACGGTCGCATCAACCAGCCCGCGCTGCTCGAGAATGTGCTGTCGATTCACTTGGGCGGACCAAAACGCGTAACCCGCTTCCAAGGTCGGCACAGACTGGTGCGCGACGTGGAGGAAGGCTCGATCACGATCATGCCCGCGGCAGAGCCTGCCCGGTGGAGTACTGTCGGTCCAATCGATTTCGCGCATGTCACGCTGACACAAGGCGTCCTTGAGCAGGCGGCTCTCGAGGAACTGGATCGCGATCCGGGCCTGCTACGGCTGCAGGATCGAGTGGGTGTCGAAAGTCCGTTTGTCCGTGGCCTTTTCGAGGCCCTGCTCGCCGACGTGACCCGGCCGAATGCCGGAAGTCTCTACCGCGAAAGTCTGATCGTCGTAATCGTCCATGAACTGCTGACATCCCACTCGAATTTCGAAAATCATGCCGGCCCCCTATGCCCGCCAATCGACCGGCTCGGCGCCAAGGGCGGGCTTGCCGGATGGCAGCTGCAGCGGGTGATCGAGCTGATGCGCCACCGCCTCGCCGATGATGTTCTGCTCGGGGACCTGATCGCGGTGACGGGCCTCAGCCGGTCGCATTTCTTTCGCGCGTTTCGCTGCTCTACCGGGCGCACGCCATACGCCTTCCTGACCGATCTTCGCGTTCAACAAGCGGCGGAGGTACTGGCCACGACCAGACGCTCGGTCACCGACATCGCTGCTGCTGTCGGTCTGGATGCGACACAACTTTCGCACGCCTTCCGCAAGCGCCACGGCGTCTCCCCGGTTGCGTATCGCAGGCAGCGAGCATGTTGA
- a CDS encoding TIGR04282 family arsenosugar biosynthesis glycosyltransferase translates to MLLNRTGGQSCAIGVMAKAPRPGRSKTRLCPPLDPDQAATLSAAFLRDTTENLLAAARMAAPDLSIIPYAAFAPAGCEALVASALAPDIRLTLADGTPTMPAGVEGFGRCLLHAVQAMLADGHGSACVLSSDSPTLPTELLVMAARHLAKPGDRAVLGACDDGGYYLLGLKAAYAAPFSDIVWSTDTVAAATRTRIAGIGLDLVELPSWYDVDDAASLQKLLTERHGYPAPHTRSTLDRLGLRMLLQEPVPATALRHSA, encoded by the coding sequence ATGCTGCTGAACAGGACTGGCGGTCAGAGCTGCGCTATCGGCGTCATGGCGAAGGCGCCGCGACCCGGCCGGTCCAAGACACGCCTGTGCCCGCCGCTGGATCCTGACCAGGCGGCAACGCTGAGCGCCGCTTTTCTCCGCGATACCACCGAAAACCTGTTGGCGGCCGCACGCATGGCGGCGCCGGACCTGTCGATCATACCCTATGCCGCCTTTGCTCCGGCCGGATGCGAGGCTCTGGTGGCATCTGCCCTGGCGCCCGATATCCGTCTCACCCTGGCAGACGGAACGCCCACCATGCCGGCCGGGGTCGAGGGCTTTGGCCGGTGCCTCCTGCACGCGGTGCAGGCCATGCTGGCGGACGGGCACGGGTCGGCCTGCGTGCTGAGCTCCGACAGCCCCACCTTGCCCACCGAACTGCTGGTCATGGCGGCGCGTCATCTCGCGAAGCCCGGTGACCGCGCGGTCCTCGGCGCGTGCGACGACGGCGGCTACTACCTGCTCGGTCTGAAAGCAGCCTATGCCGCACCATTCAGCGACATCGTCTGGAGTACCGACACTGTTGCGGCAGCGACCCGCACGCGGATCGCCGGCATCGGTCTGGACCTGGTCGAGCTACCGTCATGGTACGATGTCGATGACGCGGCCTCGCTGCAAAAACTCCTCACCGAGCGGCACGGCTACCCGGCCCCCCACACCCGATCGACACTTGATCGCCTCGGACTTCGGATGCTGTTGCAGGAGCCTGTTCCGGCCACTGCGCTCCGGCACTCGGCGTGA
- a CDS encoding DoxX family protein, with protein sequence MHGDPIFDLFNFLIGNTGDYNRFGSSKYISVIFYLGLLAGGLYIAFLNWSRDPEQRTAYHFWVAAMRITAAGMWIQGTIWKLPLPVAAGFKYWLEQEAKYSSVPILAMLVHSLFIPNIALLQPVVYLLEILFTISLTLGIAVRLIGIAEVLFTLQLWLGLYNDPTEWPWTYMAIIYAHGMFAAACAGRSLGLDHLLRRGLHRVPASSQPLVARIYALSS encoded by the coding sequence ATGCACGGCGACCCAATATTCGATCTATTTAACTTTTTGATCGGGAACACGGGCGATTACAACCGTTTCGGTTCGTCGAAATACATCTCGGTTATCTTCTACCTTGGCTTGCTTGCCGGAGGCTTATACATTGCCTTTCTGAACTGGTCGCGTGACCCCGAGCAACGGACTGCATATCATTTCTGGGTAGCTGCGATGCGCATTACCGCCGCTGGTATGTGGATCCAGGGCACGATATGGAAGCTTCCGCTCCCGGTCGCGGCCGGCTTCAAATACTGGCTAGAGCAGGAAGCGAAATACAGTTCGGTCCCGATCCTTGCCATGCTTGTGCACAGCCTGTTCATTCCCAACATAGCCCTGCTGCAGCCGGTGGTTTATCTCCTGGAGATCCTCTTCACCATTTCCCTTACGCTCGGTATTGCGGTGCGACTGATCGGTATCGCTGAGGTTCTGTTTACCCTCCAGCTCTGGCTGGGCCTTTACAACGATCCGACCGAATGGCCCTGGACCTACATGGCCATCATATATGCGCATGGGATGTTCGCCGCCGCCTGCGCCGGACGCAGTCTTGGTCTCGATCACCTGCTCCGCCGAGGCCTCCATCGGGTACCCGCGAGCTCCCAGCCGCTTGTCGCGCGCATCTACGCATTATCATCATGA
- a CDS encoding cytochrome b/b6 domain-containing protein — MGRTVSTALRRRGRRLHPIPIRIMHWTNAAAMLVMITSGWGIYDDDVVVRGLHFPQALRLGEWAAPSLNWHFAGMWLLVLNGLAYLGYGVITGRLRERLLPIRFPDLIKTVRDTLHLKIAHEDLTTYNAVQKVLYVVVILAGASQVVTGLAIWKPVQFSGLVSLLGGFQGARIVHFLGMSVIVGFLLVHVLLSLLVPQTLWAMVAGGPRVGPSGHGEPAPLP; from the coding sequence ATGGGTAGAACAGTATCGACGGCCCTGAGGCGTCGAGGTCGGCGACTGCATCCCATCCCGATCAGGATCATGCACTGGACGAATGCTGCCGCCATGCTGGTCATGATTACCTCTGGCTGGGGCATCTACGACGACGACGTCGTCGTGCGGGGCCTGCACTTCCCGCAGGCGCTCCGGCTGGGGGAATGGGCGGCGCCGTCGCTGAACTGGCACTTCGCCGGCATGTGGCTGCTCGTTCTCAACGGGCTGGCCTATCTTGGCTACGGCGTCATCACCGGCCGTCTTCGAGAGCGGCTGCTGCCGATCCGCTTTCCCGACCTGATCAAGACGGTGCGCGACACGCTGCACCTCAAGATCGCGCACGAGGATCTGACCACCTACAACGCGGTGCAGAAAGTGCTCTACGTGGTGGTGATCCTGGCTGGCGCTTCGCAGGTCGTGACCGGCCTCGCAATCTGGAAGCCGGTGCAGTTCTCCGGCCTGGTATCGCTGCTCGGCGGCTTCCAGGGCGCCCGCATCGTCCACTTCCTTGGCATGAGCGTGATTGTCGGCTTCCTCCTCGTGCACGTGCTGCTGTCGCTGCTCGTCCCGCAGACCCTGTGGGCGATGGTGGCCGGCGGACCGAGGGTCGGACCGTCCGGACACGGCGAACCGGCGCCGCTGCCATGA
- a CDS encoding glycosyltransferase 87 family protein, which yields MSEVRPAGLMRLTSLGLLLLGLTFGALFLEEPGTVSMRPQVVTELFVALLALAVVVYLLAVHLVLGSALPSRAVWIVLAIGLLARGILLPAPPFLSSDIYRYVWDGRVQQAGINPYRYVPADPSLSRLRDTSIFPLINRAAYARTIYPPAAQMVFALVVRISGTVQAMKVAIVGLELAGLYCMMRLLVMAGLPRERILIQAWNPLVIWSFACDGHVDGVAIGLIGLALLARSQRRAGLAGGLLAAAALVKFLPVALAPALARGVPLWRPILTGLVVVVIGYACYASAGHYVLGFLPGYSSEEGLSGGSGFWLLAGLARLGRLPPWSGTAYIVVVAAGLALLGFWIARGTQRLRDVPRPADDVVLLCRNAAILAAAVTVAISPHYSWYFAWLALPCVVAPVPAVIWLSSAPVLLTLDPFNERFIWPSLVYAPALILAVIAFRRRRSARYVLAATLKGTC from the coding sequence GTGAGCGAGGTTCGGCCGGCCGGCCTGATGCGCCTCACGAGCCTGGGCTTGCTGCTGTTGGGGCTTACATTCGGAGCCCTATTCCTTGAGGAACCAGGCACCGTATCGATGCGGCCGCAGGTGGTGACCGAGCTCTTCGTCGCTCTGCTGGCCCTGGCAGTAGTGGTGTACCTGCTTGCGGTTCACCTGGTGCTAGGCAGCGCCCTGCCCTCTCGCGCCGTGTGGATCGTGCTGGCGATCGGCCTCCTGGCGCGCGGCATTCTGCTTCCGGCGCCGCCTTTCCTGTCCAGCGACATCTATCGCTATGTCTGGGACGGACGGGTGCAGCAGGCCGGCATCAACCCGTACCGCTACGTCCCGGCGGATCCGTCGCTATCGAGACTGCGCGACACCAGCATCTTTCCGCTGATCAACCGCGCCGCCTATGCGCGCACGATCTATCCGCCGGCGGCGCAGATGGTGTTCGCCCTGGTCGTCCGGATCTCCGGCACAGTCCAGGCCATGAAGGTTGCGATAGTCGGGCTGGAACTCGCCGGGCTGTATTGCATGATGCGCTTGCTGGTCATGGCGGGGCTGCCACGCGAGCGCATCCTGATCCAGGCGTGGAATCCGCTGGTGATCTGGTCGTTTGCCTGCGACGGGCATGTGGACGGCGTTGCCATCGGGCTGATCGGCCTGGCGCTGCTCGCCCGCAGCCAACGACGGGCCGGCCTGGCGGGAGGCCTTCTGGCGGCGGCGGCACTGGTCAAGTTCCTCCCCGTAGCGCTGGCGCCGGCTCTCGCCAGAGGTGTTCCGCTGTGGCGTCCGATCCTGACCGGCCTCGTCGTCGTCGTGATCGGCTATGCATGCTACGCGTCGGCCGGCCATTATGTCCTGGGCTTCCTGCCTGGCTACAGCAGCGAAGAAGGGCTCTCGGGCGGCAGCGGCTTTTGGCTGCTTGCCGGCCTGGCCCGTCTTGGCCGGCTGCCTCCCTGGTCGGGAACCGCCTACATCGTCGTGGTCGCGGCCGGACTGGCGCTGCTGGGGTTCTGGATCGCCCGTGGCACGCAGCGGCTGCGGGACGTGCCACGACCTGCAGACGATGTCGTGCTGCTTTGCCGGAATGCAGCGATTCTGGCGGCCGCGGTGACCGTCGCCATCAGCCCGCATTACTCCTGGTATTTTGCGTGGCTGGCACTGCCTTGTGTGGTGGCGCCGGTGCCGGCGGTGATCTGGCTCTCGAGCGCGCCTGTCCTGCTGACGCTCGATCCGTTCAACGAACGCTTCATTTGGCCGAGCCTCGTCTACGCCCCTGCTCTTATTCTCGCCGTCATCGCATTCCGCCGCCGCCGGTCGGCGCGATACGTGCTGGCCGCGACCTTAAAAGGAACATGCTGA
- a CDS encoding carboxymuconolactone decarboxylase family protein: MPRLSIPALDDVPDASKPILDAVHKQLGVIPNMYRLIAQSPATLQGFASNSAALSKALDVKTRERIALAVAQINGCDYCLSAHTYLGLNLARISPEEITLNRRGESGDAKANAAVSFAGKVVRERGHITAADVKAVRDAGFSDGQIVEILAVTAENIFTNLLNIVAETEIDFPVVHAADAA; this comes from the coding sequence ATGCCCCGTCTCTCGATCCCAGCGCTCGACGACGTCCCGGACGCGTCAAAGCCGATCCTCGATGCCGTCCACAAACAGCTTGGCGTCATCCCGAACATGTATCGCCTGATCGCACAAAGCCCGGCCACCTTGCAGGGCTTCGCATCCAACAGCGCCGCGCTCTCGAAGGCCCTCGACGTGAAGACCCGCGAGCGGATCGCGCTGGCCGTGGCCCAAATCAACGGCTGCGACTATTGCCTGTCGGCTCACACCTATCTCGGGCTCAACCTGGCGAGGATCAGCCCCGAGGAGATAACCCTCAATCGCAGGGGTGAATCCGGCGACGCGAAGGCGAATGCCGCCGTGAGTTTCGCAGGCAAGGTGGTGCGCGAGCGTGGGCATATTACCGCAGCCGACGTGAAGGCGGTCCGCGACGCCGGTTTCAGCGACGGCCAGATTGTGGAAATCCTCGCCGTCACCGCGGAGAACATCTTCACAAACCTCCTCAACATCGTTGCGGAGACCGAGATCGACTTCCCCGTCGTGCACGCTGCCGACGCAGCGTAG